In one Paraburkholderia azotifigens genomic region, the following are encoded:
- a CDS encoding response regulator → MDKPDHVLIVDEDRGVREFVAAYLEKNGMRVTLASSGRDMHAVLERDTPDVILLDLMLPGEDGLALCRGLRAGRHRALPLMLLTEQCDEMDRIIGLEMGADDFLAKPFAVRELLARIRAVLRRTRMLPPGMLIAESSEMLGFGDWRLDTTARHLLDNDDAVVALSGAEYRLLRVFLDHPQRVLTRDQLLNLTQRRNAEPFDRSIDLLVSRLRQRLGDVARVPRYIKTLRNEGYVFSSSVKAVEELRERQHA, encoded by the coding sequence ATGGACAAACCCGACCACGTTCTGATCGTCGACGAGGATCGCGGCGTACGCGAATTCGTCGCGGCCTATCTCGAGAAAAACGGTATGCGGGTCACGCTCGCGTCGAGCGGGCGCGACATGCATGCCGTGCTCGAACGCGATACGCCCGATGTGATCCTGCTCGACCTGATGCTGCCCGGCGAAGACGGTCTCGCGCTGTGCCGCGGGCTGCGCGCGGGCCGTCATCGCGCGCTGCCGCTCATGTTGCTCACGGAGCAATGCGACGAAATGGACCGCATCATCGGTCTGGAGATGGGCGCGGACGACTTCCTCGCGAAGCCGTTCGCCGTGCGCGAACTGCTCGCCCGCATCCGCGCGGTGCTGCGCCGCACGCGCATGCTGCCGCCGGGCATGCTGATCGCGGAATCGTCGGAGATGCTCGGCTTCGGCGACTGGCGGCTCGATACGACGGCCCGTCATCTGCTCGACAACGACGACGCCGTGGTTGCGTTGAGCGGCGCCGAGTACCGGCTGCTGCGCGTGTTTCTCGATCATCCGCAACGCGTGCTGACGCGCGACCAGCTGCTCAATCTGACGCAGCGGCGCAATGCCGAACCGTTCGACCGTTCGATCGACCTGCTGGTCAGCCGGCTGCGTCAACGGCTCGGCGACGTCGCCCGCGTGCCGCGCTACATCAAGACGCTGCGCAACGAAGGCTACGTGTTCTCGTCGAGCGTCAAGGCCGTCGAGGAACTGCGCGAGCGGCAGCACGCCTGA